The proteins below are encoded in one region of Streptomyces sp. NBC_00490:
- a CDS encoding MFS transporter: MLANTLFQRGVFVLFLYQRGFSAGQVALLQTLLYLVSGVAELPTGVIADRIGRRASIVIGQVLIAGCLLGQVASSNYWVFLALFIGQGVGMACVSGSDTALLYDLLVRRGATAGYVKIRSRFTMLGTVTSGAAIVLGGQLQHISWGVVYAGSAACLFLAVVVLMSRVPEIRGADAVDEQQGAEGHGDASAWRAMLRVATPALVTLVVVSGLMHATLTPYIIFTQKTLSDQGAGTAWVSVVISAGFFVGGLTPLLSDRADRHLGYRVIVPVSLLTLAAALGLSGLGLVWVTVAAFLALVGIPEITAVIVDNVFNEAVPSRHRASLLSMIAFVESALIGIGYLVLGTLMDGLGSSVGMATYAVVPLLACLLWLPVLFRGARVTSGIEKPADRKAS; the protein is encoded by the coding sequence GTGCTCGCCAATACGCTCTTCCAGCGCGGAGTGTTCGTCCTCTTCCTTTATCAGCGAGGCTTCTCCGCCGGGCAAGTGGCCCTACTGCAGACACTGCTCTACCTGGTCAGCGGAGTCGCGGAGTTGCCGACGGGAGTCATCGCCGACCGAATAGGCAGGCGTGCAAGCATCGTGATCGGCCAGGTGCTGATAGCCGGATGTCTGCTCGGCCAGGTGGCGTCCTCGAACTACTGGGTGTTCCTGGCGCTGTTCATCGGGCAGGGCGTGGGCATGGCCTGCGTGTCCGGTTCGGACACCGCCCTGCTGTACGACCTGCTCGTGCGCCGCGGTGCAACGGCCGGCTACGTCAAGATCAGGTCCCGGTTCACCATGCTCGGGACGGTCACCTCGGGAGCCGCCATCGTCCTCGGCGGCCAACTGCAGCACATCTCCTGGGGAGTCGTCTACGCCGGTTCGGCGGCGTGCCTCTTCCTGGCCGTGGTGGTGCTGATGTCACGGGTGCCCGAGATCCGCGGCGCCGACGCGGTGGACGAGCAGCAGGGAGCCGAGGGGCACGGCGACGCCTCGGCATGGCGGGCGATGCTTCGGGTCGCCACGCCGGCGCTCGTGACGCTCGTCGTGGTGTCCGGACTGATGCATGCGACGTTGACGCCGTACATCATTTTCACGCAGAAGACCCTCTCCGATCAGGGAGCGGGCACCGCATGGGTCAGCGTGGTCATATCGGCGGGATTCTTCGTCGGCGGGCTCACCCCGCTGCTGTCGGACCGCGCGGACCGGCACCTCGGGTATCGGGTCATCGTCCCGGTGTCCCTCCTGACGCTCGCCGCGGCACTCGGCCTCAGCGGTCTCGGCCTTGTCTGGGTCACCGTCGCCGCGTTCCTGGCCCTGGTCGGGATTCCCGAGATCACCGCCGTGATCGTGGACAACGTGTTCAACGAGGCCGTGCCGTCGCGCCACCGGGCGAGCCTGTTGTCGATGATCGCCTTCGTGGAGTCGGCACTCATCGGCATCGGCTATCTCGTTCTCGGCACGCTCATGGACGGGCTGGGCTCCAGTGTGGGCATGGCCACCTATGCCGTGGTCCCGCTGCTGGCATGTCTCCTGTGGCTCCCGGTGCTTTTCCGCGGGGCACGGGTGACCTCCGGGATCGAGAAGCCCGCCGACCGAAAGGCATCCTGA
- a CDS encoding molybdopterin-dependent oxidoreductase, whose protein sequence is MRDPDIPRLSLRADPRLPSSPGFWRSALRGPWFTSVLGLVLLVGITVLFVTGLVSYAAYNPDLSPVNDKTPDKGVLGFYLFSWPTGPHWLYRLNQGVHVTLGVTLIPVLLAKLWSVVPRLFTLPPARSLTHALERISLLLLVGGGLFEFVTGVLNVQLDYIFPGSFYRLHFYGAWVFFAAFTAHAVLKLPMALRNLRQLREERDDLVSPRPTEPTVSRRGALGFVGGGSLLLFATTVGQSFDGPLRRTALLAPHGAGDPGSGPNGFQINKTAAYAGVTPAQTGEDAWRLVVTGRTGTVRLSRAELAELPLHSAALPIACVEGWSTSDQWWRGVRLRDLAALVGYEDDPPDVFVESLQQRGSFRKAALRANQVADPRSLLALYVNGEELSPDHGHPARIIVPAAPGVLNTKWVARLTFGDL, encoded by the coding sequence ATGCGCGACCCCGACATCCCACGCCTTTCCCTGCGAGCGGACCCACGGCTGCCGTCCTCGCCCGGTTTCTGGCGCAGTGCGCTGCGCGGCCCCTGGTTCACCTCGGTGCTGGGTCTGGTCCTGCTCGTCGGCATCACGGTGCTGTTCGTGACGGGACTGGTCTCCTACGCCGCCTACAACCCGGACCTGTCCCCGGTGAACGACAAGACCCCGGACAAGGGGGTCCTCGGCTTCTACCTCTTCTCCTGGCCGACCGGCCCGCACTGGCTGTACCGGCTCAACCAGGGCGTCCATGTCACCCTCGGCGTCACCCTGATCCCCGTACTGCTGGCCAAGCTGTGGTCGGTGGTGCCCAGGCTGTTCACCCTGCCGCCCGCCCGATCCCTCACCCACGCCCTGGAACGGATCTCGCTGCTGCTCCTGGTCGGGGGAGGACTGTTCGAGTTCGTGACGGGCGTGCTCAACGTCCAGCTCGACTACATCTTTCCCGGCTCCTTCTACCGGCTGCACTTCTACGGCGCCTGGGTGTTCTTCGCCGCGTTCACCGCGCACGCGGTGCTGAAGCTGCCGATGGCGCTGCGGAATCTGCGGCAGCTGCGGGAGGAGCGCGACGACCTGGTTTCCCCGCGCCCCACCGAGCCGACCGTCTCCCGGCGGGGCGCCCTGGGGTTCGTCGGGGGCGGCTCGCTGCTGCTGTTCGCCACGACGGTGGGGCAGAGCTTCGACGGACCGCTGCGGCGTACCGCCCTGCTCGCACCGCATGGCGCCGGTGACCCCGGCAGCGGCCCGAACGGCTTCCAGATCAACAAGACCGCCGCCTACGCCGGGGTCACCCCCGCGCAGACGGGCGAGGACGCGTGGCGGCTCGTCGTCACCGGGCGCACGGGCACCGTCCGCCTCAGCCGGGCAGAGCTTGCCGAACTGCCGCTGCACAGCGCCGCGTTGCCCATCGCCTGCGTGGAGGGCTGGTCGACCTCGGACCAGTGGTGGCGCGGAGTGCGGCTGCGCGACCTGGCGGCGCTCGTCGGTTACGAGGACGACCCGCCGGACGTCTTCGTCGAATCCCTCCAGCAGCGCGGATCGTTCCGCAAGGCGGCCCTGCGCGCCAACCAGGTGGCCGACCCGCGGTCCCTGCTCGCCCTGTACGTCAACGGCGAGGAGCTGTCCCCCGACCACGGCCACCCGGCCCGGATCATCGTGCCCGCCGCGCCCGGTGTCCTGAACACCAAGTGGGTGGCCCGGCTGACGTTCGGAGACCTGTGA
- a CDS encoding hydrophobic protein, translating into MVPLLLVLLLALVLFGAGFALKALWWIAVIVLAVWLLGFVMRSADTGGRRGRWYRW; encoded by the coding sequence ATGGTTCCCCTGCTTCTCGTTCTTCTGCTGGCTCTGGTCCTCTTCGGTGCGGGTTTCGCTCTGAAGGCACTGTGGTGGATCGCGGTCATCGTGCTGGCCGTCTGGCTGCTGGGCTTCGTCATGCGCTCCGCGGACACAGGTGGCCGCAGGGGCCGCTGGTATCGCTGGTAA
- a CDS encoding DUF1353 domain-containing protein has translation MVVSGVSGPIAQEPRRFYDGGIDGSAGQPEVPPDRGSDARIELERVVVGRHEYFMMQRRIAYRDRHLGELLVPRETGTFRTDLTSVPAFLTWLVPKTGEHLPATLLHDGLSHPEGVPEYTSTDGKVVRRAEADRVLRDALADAGTALIRRWLIWSAVAMATMWRGEGTGWPRWLQWRYRLIVGLTALGIVVLGTWATIDLLDVEISWLGNLWWMGNRPWWEELVGGLTAAIVFSVAWAVTWGRFWRAGAVVGVSLAVLLHVTAVLLLISALYQVAERFTKKAPKTAGTLACLGLLAALAGFIAVLATP, from the coding sequence ATGGTTGTGTCCGGCGTAAGTGGCCCGATCGCCCAGGAACCGCGCCGGTTCTACGACGGTGGCATCGACGGTTCGGCGGGACAGCCGGAAGTCCCGCCCGACCGCGGCTCCGATGCCCGTATCGAACTCGAGCGGGTCGTCGTGGGCCGCCACGAGTACTTCATGATGCAGCGCCGCATCGCGTACCGCGACCGGCACCTGGGCGAGCTCCTGGTGCCGCGGGAGACCGGCACTTTCCGCACCGACCTGACCTCGGTTCCCGCGTTTCTCACCTGGCTCGTGCCGAAGACCGGCGAGCATCTCCCGGCCACGCTGCTGCACGACGGACTGAGCCACCCGGAGGGTGTCCCGGAGTACACCTCGACCGACGGCAAGGTCGTGCGGCGCGCGGAGGCCGACCGCGTACTGCGCGATGCGCTGGCGGACGCCGGCACCGCGCTGATCCGGCGGTGGCTGATCTGGTCGGCGGTGGCGATGGCGACCATGTGGCGCGGCGAGGGAACGGGCTGGCCGAGGTGGCTCCAGTGGCGCTACCGCCTGATCGTGGGCCTGACCGCCTTGGGAATCGTGGTGCTCGGCACCTGGGCGACCATCGACCTCCTCGACGTCGAGATCTCCTGGCTCGGCAACCTGTGGTGGATGGGGAACCGGCCGTGGTGGGAGGAGCTCGTCGGCGGGCTGACCGCGGCGATCGTGTTCTCGGTGGCCTGGGCGGTGACCTGGGGGCGCTTCTGGCGGGCCGGCGCGGTCGTCGGGGTGAGCCTGGCGGTGCTGTTGCACGTCACGGCGGTACTGCTCCTCATCTCCGCGCTGTACCAGGTGGCGGAGCGCTTCACGAAGAAGGCTCCGAAGACGGCGGGCACACTGGCATGCCTCGGGCTACTGGCGGCACTGGCCGGCTTCATCGCGGTGCTGGCGACTCCATGA
- a CDS encoding YciI family protein yields MEFFCYHRDRPGSLALREELLEAHWSYMDRYAKELIARGPTFADDGETPTGSVHIVDLPDPAAARAFAFDEPNYQAGAYRDVLLRRWRNVLGRTMWEFPGDRTDGNRYLVIGLGEGPAADLDLPPDRDQLVAYGPLLSDDGDIWLGTAVLLTAPDPDTARAVLTAERYADIEVHDWEFGGRR; encoded by the coding sequence ATGGAGTTCTTCTGCTACCACCGTGACCGGCCCGGCTCCCTCGCATTGCGTGAGGAGTTGCTGGAGGCGCACTGGTCCTACATGGACCGGTACGCGAAGGAATTGATCGCTCGCGGCCCGACCTTCGCCGATGACGGTGAAACACCCACCGGCAGCGTGCACATCGTCGACCTGCCCGACCCCGCCGCCGCCCGCGCGTTCGCCTTCGACGAGCCCAACTACCAGGCCGGCGCCTACCGGGACGTGCTGCTGCGCCGCTGGCGCAACGTGCTGGGGCGCACCATGTGGGAGTTCCCCGGTGACCGGACCGACGGCAACCGGTACCTGGTGATCGGCCTCGGCGAGGGCCCGGCCGCCGACCTCGACCTGCCGCCGGACCGGGATCAGCTGGTCGCGTACGGGCCGTTGCTGTCCGACGACGGCGACATTTGGCTGGGTACGGCGGTGCTGCTCACGGCCCCGGATCCGGACACGGCACGCGCCGTCCTGACTGCGGAGCGGTACGCGGACATCGAGGTCCACGACTGGGAGTTCGGCGGGCGTCGATGA
- a CDS encoding TlrC/CarA/OleB/SrmB family ABC-F type ribosomal protection protein gives MHTSQLTLHHVTKRYPGRTVLDQVSFTLKPGEKAGLIGDNGAGKSTLLRLIAGQESPDSGELTVVAADGIGYLPQSLPLAPTATVQNAVDLALADLRTLEAQLRQAEQDLGDSEDPAELAAYAHLLGRYEARGGYDADHRVDIALHHLGLPALRRERQLGTLSGGERSRLALAGVLAGRPELLLLDEPTNDLDDQAVEWLEAQLRAHHGTVLAVTHDRVFLERLTKTVLEAEAGKVTRYGDGYAGYRTAKAAERHRRLQEYGRWRDELARNERLAAGHALGLDAIPRKAPLANFGHGGFRTRGRAHGAMARIRNARERVERLTANPVTPPPDPLIFRARIETAGQAAELPAVELSDVHIAGRVHLDSLTLGRSGRLLVTGPNGAGKTTLLRLLAGELRPDKGSVRVPGRVGHLRQDETPWPPDLTVTEAFGLGREGSADEHADALLALGLFDPAQLRLRMGELSYGQRRRVDLARLVSHPAELLLLDEPTNHLSPALVEELQEALTGYPGAIVLVTHDRALRTGFQGERLRLPGPVRMPTR, from the coding sequence GTGCACACCTCACAACTCACCCTTCACCACGTCACCAAGCGCTACCCCGGCCGCACCGTCCTCGACCAGGTCTCCTTCACGCTCAAGCCGGGCGAGAAGGCCGGACTCATCGGCGACAACGGCGCCGGCAAGTCCACCCTCCTCCGGCTCATCGCGGGGCAGGAGAGCCCGGACAGCGGCGAGTTGACCGTGGTCGCCGCCGACGGCATCGGCTATCTGCCGCAGAGCCTCCCCCTGGCCCCGACCGCCACCGTCCAGAACGCCGTCGACCTGGCCCTCGCCGACCTGCGCACCCTGGAGGCGCAACTGCGCCAGGCCGAACAGGATCTGGGCGACAGCGAGGACCCGGCGGAACTCGCCGCGTACGCCCACCTCCTCGGGCGCTACGAGGCCCGGGGCGGCTACGACGCCGACCACCGGGTGGACATCGCCCTGCACCACCTCGGCCTGCCCGCCCTCCGCCGTGAACGCCAGCTCGGCACCCTGTCCGGCGGCGAGCGCTCCCGGCTCGCCCTGGCCGGCGTCCTCGCCGGCCGCCCGGAACTGCTGCTTCTGGACGAACCGACGAACGACCTGGACGATCAGGCCGTCGAGTGGCTGGAGGCACAACTGCGGGCGCACCACGGCACGGTGCTCGCGGTCACCCACGACCGCGTCTTCCTGGAACGCCTGACGAAAACGGTCCTGGAGGCCGAGGCCGGGAAGGTCACCCGCTACGGCGACGGCTATGCCGGCTACCGCACGGCGAAGGCGGCGGAGCGCCACCGCCGGCTCCAGGAGTACGGGCGGTGGCGGGACGAGCTGGCCCGCAACGAGCGGCTGGCCGCCGGCCACGCCCTCGGCCTCGACGCCATTCCGCGCAAGGCACCGCTGGCCAACTTCGGCCACGGCGGCTTCCGCACCCGCGGCCGCGCCCACGGCGCCATGGCCCGTATCCGCAACGCCCGCGAGCGGGTCGAGAGGCTGACCGCGAACCCGGTGACACCGCCGCCGGACCCGCTGATCTTCCGGGCGCGGATCGAAACGGCAGGGCAAGCCGCGGAACTCCCGGCCGTCGAGCTGTCGGACGTACACATCGCAGGCCGTGTCCACCTGGACTCCCTCACTCTCGGCCGCAGCGGCCGACTGCTGGTCACCGGCCCCAACGGCGCCGGCAAGACCACGCTGCTGCGCCTCCTCGCCGGTGAGTTGCGACCGGACAAGGGCTCGGTGCGAGTGCCGGGCCGGGTGGGTCATCTGCGCCAGGACGAGACGCCGTGGCCGCCGGACCTGACGGTGACCGAGGCATTCGGGCTGGGGCGCGAAGGCTCCGCCGACGAGCACGCGGACGCCCTGCTGGCCCTCGGCCTCTTCGACCCGGCACAACTGCGCTTGCGCATGGGTGAGTTGTCGTACGGCCAGCGCCGCCGCGTGGATCTGGCGCGGCTGGTCTCGCACCCCGCCGAGCTCCTGCTGCTCGACGAGCCGACGAACCACCTCTCCCCGGCGCTGGTCGAGGAACTGCAGGAGGCGCTCACCGGCTATCCGGGGGCGATCGTGCTGGTCACCCACGACCGCGCACTACGGACAGGGTTCCAGGGCGAGCGTCTGCGACTGCCCGGGCCGGTGAGAATGCCGACGAGGTGA
- a CDS encoding ATP-binding protein, translated as MTPLVGRATELELLDAVLDRTLGEDGGCSVVDLAGTAGIGKSRLMAEFCRRAQARGMTVLRGRASEYEQHIPYQPFSDALADHDMELTDPGAEDARGDRFGLQRSIAKLLVRIARSGPGTGLVVALDDLHWADPASLELLDHLVRHPPNAPVVIVVARRDRQTTASLDAALTRGIDMGTVLRLNLGPLAEQACVEILAPDLAPGTQPGRAAELYAASDGNPLYFLALLQAGQAGRAAGQDAPPHSAGLGSVLLDELTPLTPAQRRTAEAVAVLGDRGNTALLSVVTGRDEAEVTADLGALTDRDLLRPGPGGRWALRHPVLRAVVHESTRPLERVRMHRLAADALAAAGAPASERAHHVEQSLTGWDPHAVAVLSEAAERSAATAPASSAHWLGVALTHLPDQPQHATLRRDLMLRRARALGVCGGLRESRDLLHEVIAMSPPGEAGTPRSVRASAVTLCAVMERHLGRYAEAVALLRRELARTPGPSDADAVELGLELGSSAPHSTAYPELRAEVTRTLDLARALGDEVAQAGALAIAALGETYEGNMGAAREASDRAAALVDALTDHDLAGLCEPLARLGWSEAFLERYADAERHADRGLAIARRGGQLYVLPHLLLCKAYVRLQTLRLDSAMELADEAETIARGIGSDELSAFVLTNKAYAQMYALPPGDQGALSVAEEAVAAAGTRTNWWASIAWCVLAQAAMHAGDPQRARAAVLRGGGENLNALHPSMRPLILEILVTSAVLTGDTDAAATWADRARKEAEELDLPSQQASALRSTAHCRSAAGDTAAAAELFEEAVDMTARGGAVLWEAFSLLLGAPLTAARNPDRARAMWTRARQLAESGGARQLTGLADAIHPLVHAEPAAQPPAPLPGLSAREREIAALVADGLTTPAIAARLFLSPRTVESHLSRIYRKTGVTSRAALAVLQTRLELSDTTNGPTGST; from the coding sequence GTGACTCCGCTGGTGGGCCGGGCGACAGAGCTGGAACTTCTGGACGCGGTGCTCGACCGGACACTCGGCGAGGACGGCGGTTGCTCCGTCGTGGACCTCGCCGGGACCGCGGGCATCGGCAAGAGCCGGCTGATGGCCGAGTTCTGCCGACGGGCGCAGGCCCGGGGGATGACGGTACTGCGCGGCCGGGCCAGCGAGTACGAACAGCACATCCCCTACCAGCCGTTCAGCGACGCACTCGCCGACCACGACATGGAGTTGACGGATCCGGGTGCCGAGGACGCGCGCGGCGACCGGTTCGGGCTGCAACGCTCCATCGCGAAGCTGCTCGTACGCATCGCGCGGTCCGGCCCCGGCACCGGGCTCGTCGTGGCGCTGGACGATCTGCACTGGGCGGACCCGGCGTCCCTGGAACTCCTCGACCACCTCGTCCGCCACCCCCCGAACGCCCCCGTCGTGATCGTCGTGGCCCGGCGCGACCGCCAGACCACGGCCTCCCTGGACGCCGCGCTCACCCGGGGCATCGACATGGGTACCGTGCTGCGGCTGAACCTCGGACCCCTCGCCGAGCAGGCCTGCGTCGAGATCCTGGCCCCCGACCTGGCACCCGGCACGCAGCCCGGCCGGGCCGCCGAGCTGTACGCCGCCAGCGACGGCAACCCGCTGTACTTCCTCGCCCTCCTCCAAGCCGGACAAGCGGGACGCGCCGCCGGGCAGGACGCCCCACCGCACTCGGCCGGACTCGGCTCCGTCCTGCTGGACGAACTGACCCCGCTGACCCCGGCACAGCGCCGGACCGCCGAGGCGGTGGCCGTCCTGGGCGACCGTGGCAACACCGCCCTGCTGAGCGTGGTGACCGGCCGGGACGAGGCCGAGGTCACCGCGGACCTGGGAGCACTGACCGACCGTGATCTCCTGCGTCCCGGGCCGGGCGGGCGATGGGCACTGCGTCATCCGGTCTTACGGGCCGTCGTGCACGAGAGCACCCGCCCCCTGGAACGCGTACGCATGCACCGCCTCGCCGCGGACGCGCTGGCCGCCGCGGGAGCCCCCGCCAGCGAACGCGCCCACCACGTCGAGCAGTCACTGACCGGCTGGGACCCGCACGCCGTGGCCGTACTGTCCGAAGCGGCCGAGCGTTCCGCCGCCACCGCTCCCGCGAGCAGCGCCCATTGGCTCGGAGTCGCCCTCACCCACCTGCCCGACCAGCCGCAACACGCCACGTTGCGCCGCGATCTGATGCTGCGACGGGCCCGTGCCCTGGGCGTGTGCGGAGGACTGCGGGAGAGCCGGGACCTGCTGCACGAGGTGATCGCCATGTCCCCGCCCGGCGAGGCGGGCACGCCACGCAGCGTGCGGGCCTCCGCGGTGACGCTGTGCGCGGTGATGGAGCGTCACCTCGGGCGGTACGCCGAGGCGGTTGCTCTGCTGCGCCGCGAACTCGCCCGGACACCGGGCCCCTCCGACGCCGACGCGGTGGAACTCGGCCTGGAACTCGGCTCGTCCGCGCCGCATTCCACCGCCTACCCTGAGCTGCGTGCCGAGGTCACCCGCACCCTCGACCTGGCCCGGGCGCTGGGCGATGAGGTCGCCCAGGCGGGCGCCCTCGCGATCGCGGCCCTCGGGGAGACGTACGAAGGCAACATGGGCGCCGCGCGGGAGGCGAGCGACCGGGCCGCCGCCCTGGTCGACGCCCTCACCGATCACGACCTCGCGGGTCTGTGCGAGCCGCTGGCCCGGCTCGGCTGGTCCGAGGCGTTCCTGGAGCGCTATGCCGATGCCGAACGGCACGCCGATCGCGGCCTGGCCATCGCCCGGCGCGGCGGGCAGCTCTACGTCCTGCCGCACCTGCTGCTGTGCAAGGCATACGTTCGTCTCCAGACCCTGCGGCTGGACTCGGCCATGGAACTCGCGGACGAGGCCGAGACGATCGCCCGTGGCATCGGCAGCGACGAACTGTCGGCCTTCGTCCTCACCAACAAGGCGTACGCCCAGATGTACGCCCTCCCGCCGGGCGACCAGGGCGCACTGTCGGTGGCCGAGGAAGCCGTCGCCGCAGCGGGTACGCGTACCAACTGGTGGGCGTCCATCGCCTGGTGCGTGCTCGCTCAGGCGGCGATGCACGCAGGTGATCCGCAGCGCGCCCGGGCCGCGGTCCTGCGGGGCGGAGGCGAGAACCTGAACGCGCTCCACCCGTCGATGCGTCCGCTCATCCTGGAGATCCTCGTCACCTCCGCCGTCCTGACCGGCGATACGGATGCCGCCGCGACCTGGGCGGACCGGGCCCGTAAGGAGGCGGAGGAGCTGGACCTGCCGTCGCAGCAGGCCTCGGCGCTGCGCAGCACCGCCCACTGTCGTTCCGCCGCGGGCGACACGGCAGCGGCCGCCGAGCTGTTCGAGGAGGCCGTGGACATGACGGCCCGTGGGGGAGCGGTGCTGTGGGAAGCGTTCAGCCTGCTGCTCGGCGCACCTCTGACCGCCGCCCGCAATCCGGACCGCGCCCGCGCCATGTGGACACGGGCCCGACAGCTCGCCGAAAGCGGCGGCGCACGTCAACTGACAGGCCTGGCCGACGCGATCCACCCCCTCGTGCACGCCGAGCCGGCCGCCCAGCCTCCGGCCCCGCTGCCGGGCCTGTCGGCCCGCGAACGCGAGATCGCCGCGCTGGTCGCCGACGGCCTGACCACCCCGGCCATCGCCGCCCGTCTCTTCCTCAGCCCCCGCACGGTCGAGTCCCACCTCAGCCGCATCTACCGCAAGACCGGCGTCACCTCGCGAGCCGCCCTCGCCGTTCTCCAGACCAGGCTCGAGCTGAGCGACACGACGAACGGGCCGACCGGGTCCACCTGA
- a CDS encoding SMI1/KNR4 family protein produces the protein MSGEAFNWHDFLGRWQEEWVPRDDLDEEEDDGQTAGLGRPGADEAVIAAAEERLGRRLPTSYREFLAVSDGWHVEQAAGIYQLGGAADIDWFRDLYDMTPLYEESLGDNPREEDVLLAGMWRRALRLETDSDMSHALLDPGDTDQDGEWALYVYKGWGGELPDRYPSFRAYMEAMYRGFHGDRAHRSDFVNATTRVQDAHVKDAALLALQGRYEMALSLLEEARSFGRPGSAVLLNQLRHLLAPRSPRDYGNLVDDPRYLAEILPVEALTPARGEWRLGGDDHWLGMMAARGAARQTAQAVLGALRDGTHQYAPPGPWGQAVAEAREAARWGATDAAWRMLRDALPRWETPGPALLSPIGLLADPVLGPLVTPERGREILATPRSGQTGPVPEPVPDLDPPGLGWLTETTANRQSSDGYRCVWVEGMDPAGLPALIGEEGAELSGPTDPRRAAWQARKPHEREGVELWEDRPVVAAGRTAEAWAFAFDGHSHHHLTRLFLSPARRASSAGRAVVVWRDPRISSPGERSAAFHLSVAEQGEELYAFTVRGTEIERSGAIPDALDPARLFRPDDTELDCELRALEALHTELGLSLPRFALTQGSLHTFTTCSWTRAPRTGEGFSYVRVGGFGH, from the coding sequence ATGAGTGGTGAGGCTTTCAACTGGCACGATTTCCTGGGACGTTGGCAGGAGGAGTGGGTCCCGCGCGACGACCTGGACGAGGAAGAGGACGACGGGCAGACCGCCGGCCTGGGCCGGCCCGGGGCGGACGAGGCGGTGATCGCCGCGGCCGAGGAGCGGCTGGGGCGGCGACTGCCGACTTCGTACCGGGAGTTCCTGGCCGTGAGCGACGGGTGGCACGTCGAACAGGCGGCCGGGATCTATCAGCTCGGCGGCGCCGCGGACATCGACTGGTTCCGCGACCTGTACGACATGACCCCGCTGTACGAGGAGAGCCTGGGCGACAACCCGCGCGAGGAGGACGTCCTGCTGGCCGGGATGTGGCGGCGGGCGCTCCGGCTGGAGACGGACTCCGACATGTCGCACGCGCTGCTCGACCCGGGCGACACCGACCAGGACGGCGAGTGGGCGCTCTACGTCTACAAGGGCTGGGGTGGTGAACTGCCGGACCGCTACCCGTCGTTCCGCGCGTACATGGAGGCCATGTACCGCGGCTTCCACGGGGACCGGGCCCACAGATCCGACTTCGTGAACGCGACCACGCGCGTCCAGGACGCCCACGTGAAGGACGCTGCCCTGCTGGCCCTGCAAGGACGGTACGAGATGGCACTGTCCCTGCTGGAGGAGGCGCGGTCCTTCGGACGGCCGGGCAGCGCCGTCCTGCTGAACCAGCTCCGGCATCTGCTGGCTCCGCGCAGCCCCCGGGATTACGGCAACCTGGTCGACGACCCGCGTTACCTGGCCGAGATTCTGCCTGTGGAGGCCCTGACGCCGGCACGCGGCGAATGGCGGCTGGGCGGGGACGACCACTGGCTCGGGATGATGGCCGCGCGCGGAGCGGCCCGCCAGACCGCCCAGGCCGTACTGGGCGCGCTGCGGGACGGCACCCATCAGTACGCGCCTCCCGGTCCCTGGGGGCAGGCCGTCGCCGAGGCCCGGGAGGCGGCTCGCTGGGGAGCGACCGACGCCGCGTGGCGGATGCTGCGGGACGCGCTTCCGCGGTGGGAGACACCCGGGCCCGCGCTGCTCTCCCCGATCGGCCTGCTCGCCGATCCGGTCCTCGGCCCGCTGGTCACACCGGAGCGTGGGCGGGAAATCCTCGCGACACCGCGCTCCGGGCAGACGGGACCTGTTCCGGAACCGGTGCCCGACCTCGACCCGCCGGGTCTCGGGTGGCTGACGGAGACCACGGCGAACCGGCAGTCGTCGGACGGATACCGCTGTGTCTGGGTCGAGGGGATGGACCCTGCCGGCCTGCCCGCCCTGATCGGTGAGGAAGGCGCCGAACTGAGCGGGCCCACGGATCCGCGCAGGGCGGCGTGGCAGGCACGCAAGCCCCATGAGCGGGAAGGGGTGGAACTCTGGGAGGACCGGCCCGTGGTCGCCGCCGGCCGCACCGCCGAAGCGTGGGCCTTCGCCTTCGACGGCCACTCCCACCACCATCTGACCAGGCTGTTCCTGTCCCCCGCCCGAAGGGCCTCCTCGGCCGGTCGCGCCGTGGTGGTGTGGCGCGACCCGAGGATCTCGTCCCCGGGTGAACGCTCAGCGGCGTTTCATCTGTCGGTGGCCGAACAGGGCGAGGAGCTCTACGCGTTCACCGTGCGGGGCACGGAGATCGAGCGCTCCGGGGCGATACCCGACGCACTGGATCCCGCACGGCTGTTCCGCCCGGACGACACCGAGCTGGACTGCGAACTGCGGGCGCTGGAAGCCCTGCACACCGAACTCGGGCTCTCACTGCCCCGATTCGCGCTGACCCAAGGCAGTCTTCACACCTTCACGACCTGCTCCTGGACCCGCGCGCCACGCACGGGCGAGGGCTTCTCGTACGTCAGGGTCGGAGGGTTCGGGCACTGA